In Scatophagus argus isolate fScaArg1 chromosome 5, fScaArg1.pri, whole genome shotgun sequence, a genomic segment contains:
- the hdac12 gene encoding uncharacterized protein SYNPCC7002_A1628 isoform X2, which translates to MNGKINEQEQRRTGFPWSEGIVRRCRYETGGTVLAAEVALQRGLACSTAGGTHHAFPSYGSGFCLLNDLAVAAKCLISSSERKVLIVDLDVHQGDGTAFIFKEEPRVFTFSVHCGKSFPLRKQQSDLDISVEEGLEDKEYLSTVEAHLPWLLESFRPDVVLYDAGVDPHWEDELGRLRLTDQGLYRRDLYVLKTAVSRSVPVAAVIGGGYSRDIDKLALRHSIVHRAASQVWRECGM; encoded by the exons ATGAACGGGAAGATAAATGAGCAAGAACAAAGGAGGACAGGTTTCCCCTGGAGCGAAGGCATAGTGAGACGCTGCCGATATGAAACAG GTGGGACTGTCCTCGCTGCTGAAGTCGCCCTGCAGAGGGGCTTGGCGTGCAGCACAGCAGGGGGGACACATCACGCTTTTCCAAGCTATGGTTCAGGGTTTTGTCTCCTCAACGACTTGGCAGTTGCAGCCAAATGCCTGATCTCGTCCTCCGAAAGGAAGGTTCTGATTGTGGATCTAGATGTTCATCAG GGTGACGGCACggctttcatttttaaagaggAGCCGCGTGTGTTTACGTTCTCGGTGCACTGTGGGAAAAGCTTTCCCCTCCGTAAACAGCAGAGCGACCTAGATATCAGTGTGGAGGAGGGGCTGGAAGACAAGGAGTACCTCTCCACGG TGGAGGCTCACCTTCCCTGGCTGCTGGAGAGTTTTCGCCCTGACGTGGTTCTGTATGACGCGGGCGTCGACCCTCATTGGGAAGACGAACTCGGGAGGCTCCGTCTCACTGATCAAG GGCTGTATCGGAGAGATCTGTACGTGCTGAAGACCGCGGTGAGCAGAAGTGTTCCCGTCGCTGCTGTTATTGGAGGGGGATACTCGAGGGACATCGACAAACTGGCCCTCAGACACTCCATTGTCCACAGAGCAGCGAGTCAG GTTTGGAGGGAGTGTGGGATGTAA
- the trmt9b gene encoding probable tRNA methyltransferase 9B, producing the protein MMEEAAAKLERDHVHTVYDKIAPYFNDSRYKAWPKVRQFLLDLQAGSIVADIGCGNGKYLHINKEVFKLGCDVCRPLVDFAWSQGHEVQMCDGLHLPYRDGCFDAVLSIAVIHHLSTKERRIRAIKEMARTLRVGGRIMIYVWAMEQKRRKFEKQDIFVPWNPNPHSPSGFDKEHAKPRRRAAAQSVSEAIDNTDKHRKVRSTSSVADEEDLTCTTPQQRTQRLWFFSRSLDSVFDFGSLGISRSSSRDLSTLSSPTGENEGTKASQRGRGQGLIKQVSSFFSPPSTIGSEEDVFDSVTDLHKGQNDPGGNTTATTTTTTTTITGTENRSVSVALSQECGSLALPDLVPFQKEHLKRSGDESEGGPQEKEQQESTRSPQGSEGQEEGSCLRYYHVFREGELAELIENHVEELHVKHTYFDHANWCVVAEKVQLWKI; encoded by the exons ATGATGGAGGAGGCTGCCGCTAAGCTCGAGAGAGACCACGTGCACACTGTCTATGACAAGATTGCTCCATATTTCAACGACAGCCGCTACAAAGCCTGGCCGAAGGTGCGTCAGTTCCTGCTGGACCTGCAGGCGGGGAGCATCGTTGCTGACATTG GTTGTGGCAATGGCAAGTACCTCCACATCAACAAGGAGGTGTTCAAGCTGGGGTGTGACGTCTGTCGCCCCCTGGTGGACTTTGCCTGGAGTCAAGGACACGAGGTCCAAATGTGCGACGGGCTGCATTTGCCTTACAGAGACGGCTGCTTCGACGCTGTGCTCTCTATTGCAG tcaTCCATCATTTGTCCACCAAAGAGCGCCGTATTCGAGCAATAAAGGAGATGGCTCGCACCCTGCGAGTGGGTGGACGCATCATGATCTACGTGTGGGCCATGGAGCAGAAACGTCGAAAATTTGAGAAACAGGACATCTTCGTTCCATGGAACCCCAACCCTCATTCTCCCTCCGGTTTTGACAAGGAGCACGCCAAGCCCAGGCGGAGGGCCGCAGCTCAGAGCGTCAGCGAAGCCATAGACAACACTGACAAGCACAGGAAGGTTAGAAGCACATCCTCAGTGGCAGACGAGGAAGATCTGACCTGCACAACGCCCcagcagaggacacagagactGTGGTTCTTCTCTAGGTCTTTGGATTCCGTGTTCGACTTTGGAAGCTTAGGCATCTCGCGGTCGTCCTCCAGAGACTTGAGCACTTTATCTTCACCCACAGGGGAAAATGAGGGGACCAAGGCCAGCCAGCGTGGGAGAGGACAAGGCCTCATCAAGCAGGTGTCGAGCTTCTTTTCCCCACCATCTACTATCGGATCAGAGGAAGACGTCTTTGACTCAGTCACAGACCTGCACAAGGGACAAAATGATCCTGGAGGCAacaccaccgccaccaccaccaccaccaccactactatTACTGGCACAGAAAACCGGAGCGTCTCAGTAGCTCTATCCCAGGAGTGTGGCTCTCTGGCTCTGCCAGATCTAGTCCCTTTCCAGAAGGAACACCTGAAGCGGTCTGGAGATGAAAGTGAAGGAGGGCCACAGGAGAAAGAGCAACAGGAAAGCACAAGGAGTCCTCAGGGGAGTGAGGGGCAAGAGGAGGGCTCCTGTCTGAGGTACTATCACGTCTTCAGGGAGGGTGAACTGGCAGAGCTGATAGAGAATCACGTTGAAGAGCTTCACGTCAAACACACTTACTTTGATCATGCCAACTGGTGTGTGGTGGCAGAGAAAGTTCAGCTATGGAAAATATGA
- the n4bp2l2 gene encoding NEDD4-binding protein 2-like 2 isoform X1, translating into MSLPSYIRPDNMSHTKSSFHGIENPCVGVLERTEDGSDDSADKDAKCVSSDSSSPDGSVRQLVLKEVGLTSTTFIGPVFPPNTNTNTAKPDIEDTLSEFYKELEEIDTPGGANVDPGKPDAGFVQPSVPLKTSSSKGTADISEEKIKFAKANSYTAKPQPSWPHWYHNEPYWSRRPRPGTDLRSGRAAAFPQDQWRHPQTLNRPPNSRFHRPPFHRPPPPSAFPDPPNAQSHFSLNWSGSGPINQYQEEAHFPTFSSFPPPNVCCHPSQGFYGGSPHHFDRDERGDVHTDNVNVGWPGDSKEEWCPLGEADDRRQRYESEYELWEHRSQPTDNSNAYRSSLVLILMRGLPGSGKSTLARELVSTGPSGLILSTDDYFAHRGGYRYDAGLLGEAHEWNQRRAKAAMRDGRSPIIIDNTNIQAWEMKPYVKMGLDRGYRVDFCEPDTSWKFDPYELEKRNKHGVPQEKIAQMMDRFSFPISVDIVMSSQEPLHVSQRRRPEQPQMMKRNQDSH; encoded by the exons ATGTCTTTACCGTCATATATACGTCCTGACAAC ATGTCTCATACTAAATCCTCCTTTCATGGCATAGAAAACCCTTGTGTGGGTGTGCTTGAAAGAACAGAAGATGGTAGCGATGACTCTGCTGACAAAGACGCTAAATGTGTGAGTAGCGACTCCAGCAGCCCTGACGGAAGTGTCAGGCAGCTTGTGTTGAAGGAGGTAGGACTCACTAGCACCACCTTCATCGGTCCAGTATTtcctccaaacacaaacacaaacacagccaagcCTGACATTGAAGACACGCTGAGTGAGTTTTACAAAGAGCTTGAGGAGATCGATACTCCTGGTGGTGCTAATGTTGACCCAGGGAAACCTGATGCAGGTTTTGTTCAACCATCCGTACCTCTTAAAACATCTTCCAGTAAAGGGACTGCAGATATAAGTGaggagaaaattaaatttgcaAAAGCCAATAGCTACACAGCAAAACCACAGCCATCCTGGCCACACTGGTATCATAATGAGCCATACTGGTCAAGAAGACCGAGGCCAGGCACGGACCTGAGGTCTGGTagagctgctgcttttcctcaAGATCAATGGCGTCATCCGCAAACTCTAAACAGACCACCAAACTCAAGATTCCACAGACCGCCATTCCATCGTCCACCACCCCCATCTGCATTCCCAGATCCACCAAACGCACAATCACACTTCAGTCTCAACTGGAGCGGATCAGGCCCGATAAACCAGTATCAAGAGGAGGCTCATTTTCCAACATTTTCCAGCTTCCCACCTCCAAATGTGTGCTGTCACCCCTCTCAGGGCTTTTATGGAGGTTCTCCTCACCACTTTGACAGGGACGAACGGGGTGATGTGCACACAGATAATGTAAATGTTGGATGGCCTGGAGATAGTAAAGAAGAATGGTGTCCGTTAGGTGAAGCTGATGACAGGCGCCAGAGGTATGAGTCAGAATATGAGCTGTGGGAGCATCGGAGCCAACCCACCGATAACAGTAATGCATACCGTTCTTCATTGGTGCTGATCTTGATGAGGGGATTACCAGGATCCGGGAAATCAACACTGGCCAG GGAGCTGGTGTCTACTGGCCCCAGTGGGCTGATACTGAGCACAGATGACTACTTTGCTCACAGAGGTGGCTATCGTTATGACGCCGGCCTTCTTGGAGAAGCACATGAATGGAACCAGAGAAGAG CTAAAGCTGCTATGCGTGATGGCCGATCTCCCATTATTATTGATAATACAAACATCCAAGCCTGGGAAATGAAGCCATATGTCAAGATG GGCTTGGATAGAGGATACAGAGTGGATTTTTGTGAACCAGACACCAGCTGGAAGTTTGATCCTTATGAGCTGGAGAA GAGGAACAAGCACGGTGTTCCCCAGGAGAAGATCGCTCAGATGATGGATCGTTTTTCATTTCCCATATCCGTAGACATCGTCATGAGTTCACAAGAGCCGCTCCACGTGAGCCAGAGACGACGACCGGAGCAGCCACAGATGATGAAGAGAAACCAAGACTCCCATTAG
- the n4bp2l2 gene encoding NEDD4-binding protein 2-like 2 isoform X2: protein MSHTKSSFHGIENPCVGVLERTEDGSDDSADKDAKCVSSDSSSPDGSVRQLVLKEVGLTSTTFIGPVFPPNTNTNTAKPDIEDTLSEFYKELEEIDTPGGANVDPGKPDAGFVQPSVPLKTSSSKGTADISEEKIKFAKANSYTAKPQPSWPHWYHNEPYWSRRPRPGTDLRSGRAAAFPQDQWRHPQTLNRPPNSRFHRPPFHRPPPPSAFPDPPNAQSHFSLNWSGSGPINQYQEEAHFPTFSSFPPPNVCCHPSQGFYGGSPHHFDRDERGDVHTDNVNVGWPGDSKEEWCPLGEADDRRQRYESEYELWEHRSQPTDNSNAYRSSLVLILMRGLPGSGKSTLARELVSTGPSGLILSTDDYFAHRGGYRYDAGLLGEAHEWNQRRAKAAMRDGRSPIIIDNTNIQAWEMKPYVKMGLDRGYRVDFCEPDTSWKFDPYELEKRNKHGVPQEKIAQMMDRFSFPISVDIVMSSQEPLHVSQRRRPEQPQMMKRNQDSH, encoded by the exons ATGTCTCATACTAAATCCTCCTTTCATGGCATAGAAAACCCTTGTGTGGGTGTGCTTGAAAGAACAGAAGATGGTAGCGATGACTCTGCTGACAAAGACGCTAAATGTGTGAGTAGCGACTCCAGCAGCCCTGACGGAAGTGTCAGGCAGCTTGTGTTGAAGGAGGTAGGACTCACTAGCACCACCTTCATCGGTCCAGTATTtcctccaaacacaaacacaaacacagccaagcCTGACATTGAAGACACGCTGAGTGAGTTTTACAAAGAGCTTGAGGAGATCGATACTCCTGGTGGTGCTAATGTTGACCCAGGGAAACCTGATGCAGGTTTTGTTCAACCATCCGTACCTCTTAAAACATCTTCCAGTAAAGGGACTGCAGATATAAGTGaggagaaaattaaatttgcaAAAGCCAATAGCTACACAGCAAAACCACAGCCATCCTGGCCACACTGGTATCATAATGAGCCATACTGGTCAAGAAGACCGAGGCCAGGCACGGACCTGAGGTCTGGTagagctgctgcttttcctcaAGATCAATGGCGTCATCCGCAAACTCTAAACAGACCACCAAACTCAAGATTCCACAGACCGCCATTCCATCGTCCACCACCCCCATCTGCATTCCCAGATCCACCAAACGCACAATCACACTTCAGTCTCAACTGGAGCGGATCAGGCCCGATAAACCAGTATCAAGAGGAGGCTCATTTTCCAACATTTTCCAGCTTCCCACCTCCAAATGTGTGCTGTCACCCCTCTCAGGGCTTTTATGGAGGTTCTCCTCACCACTTTGACAGGGACGAACGGGGTGATGTGCACACAGATAATGTAAATGTTGGATGGCCTGGAGATAGTAAAGAAGAATGGTGTCCGTTAGGTGAAGCTGATGACAGGCGCCAGAGGTATGAGTCAGAATATGAGCTGTGGGAGCATCGGAGCCAACCCACCGATAACAGTAATGCATACCGTTCTTCATTGGTGCTGATCTTGATGAGGGGATTACCAGGATCCGGGAAATCAACACTGGCCAG GGAGCTGGTGTCTACTGGCCCCAGTGGGCTGATACTGAGCACAGATGACTACTTTGCTCACAGAGGTGGCTATCGTTATGACGCCGGCCTTCTTGGAGAAGCACATGAATGGAACCAGAGAAGAG CTAAAGCTGCTATGCGTGATGGCCGATCTCCCATTATTATTGATAATACAAACATCCAAGCCTGGGAAATGAAGCCATATGTCAAGATG GGCTTGGATAGAGGATACAGAGTGGATTTTTGTGAACCAGACACCAGCTGGAAGTTTGATCCTTATGAGCTGGAGAA GAGGAACAAGCACGGTGTTCCCCAGGAGAAGATCGCTCAGATGATGGATCGTTTTTCATTTCCCATATCCGTAGACATCGTCATGAGTTCACAAGAGCCGCTCCACGTGAGCCAGAGACGACGACCGGAGCAGCCACAGATGATGAAGAGAAACCAAGACTCCCATTAG
- the hdac12 gene encoding uncharacterized protein SYNPCC7002_A1628 isoform X1 codes for MTCLKQTFSKGPRLRVGRLVGAALTSCRCFHAELVRHESSGLPIIHHSRYVCELPPNHRFPIGKFPRVLHCLIKDQVITQKQVWVPEIASKDLLSCVHTEEYLNNFMNGKINEQEQRRTGFPWSEGIVRRCRYETGGTVLAAEVALQRGLACSTAGGTHHAFPSYGSGFCLLNDLAVAAKCLISSSERKVLIVDLDVHQGDGTAFIFKEEPRVFTFSVHCGKSFPLRKQQSDLDISVEEGLEDKEYLSTVEAHLPWLLESFRPDVVLYDAGVDPHWEDELGRLRLTDQGLYRRDLYVLKTAVSRSVPVAAVIGGGYSRDIDKLALRHSIVHRAASQVWRECGM; via the exons ATGACCTGCTTAAAGCAAACGTTTTCTAAAGGACCTCGTCTAAGAGTCGGGCGGCTGGTCGGTGCAGCTTTAACCTCCTGCAGATGTTTCCATGCTGAACTA GTGAGGCATGAGTCCAGCGGACTTCCCATAATTCATCACAGCAGGTACGTGTGTGAGCTCCCACCCAATCACAGGTTCCCAATTGGCAAGTTCCCCCGTGTGTTACactgtttaataaaagaccaGGTCATCACACAGAAGCAG GTGTGGGTCCCCGAAATTGCTTCTAAAGATTTACTcagctgtgtgcacacagaggAATACTTGAACAACTTCATGAACGGGAAGATAAATGAGCAAGAACAAAGGAGGACAGGTTTCCCCTGGAGCGAAGGCATAGTGAGACGCTGCCGATATGAAACAG GTGGGACTGTCCTCGCTGCTGAAGTCGCCCTGCAGAGGGGCTTGGCGTGCAGCACAGCAGGGGGGACACATCACGCTTTTCCAAGCTATGGTTCAGGGTTTTGTCTCCTCAACGACTTGGCAGTTGCAGCCAAATGCCTGATCTCGTCCTCCGAAAGGAAGGTTCTGATTGTGGATCTAGATGTTCATCAG GGTGACGGCACggctttcatttttaaagaggAGCCGCGTGTGTTTACGTTCTCGGTGCACTGTGGGAAAAGCTTTCCCCTCCGTAAACAGCAGAGCGACCTAGATATCAGTGTGGAGGAGGGGCTGGAAGACAAGGAGTACCTCTCCACGG TGGAGGCTCACCTTCCCTGGCTGCTGGAGAGTTTTCGCCCTGACGTGGTTCTGTATGACGCGGGCGTCGACCCTCATTGGGAAGACGAACTCGGGAGGCTCCGTCTCACTGATCAAG GGCTGTATCGGAGAGATCTGTACGTGCTGAAGACCGCGGTGAGCAGAAGTGTTCCCGTCGCTGCTGTTATTGGAGGGGGATACTCGAGGGACATCGACAAACTGGCCCTCAGACACTCCATTGTCCACAGAGCAGCGAGTCAG GTTTGGAGGGAGTGTGGGATGTAA